A single region of the Triticum dicoccoides isolate Atlit2015 ecotype Zavitan chromosome 2B, WEW_v2.0, whole genome shotgun sequence genome encodes:
- the LOC119367823 gene encoding zinc finger protein GAI-ASSOCIATED FACTOR 1-like has translation MLKSALSSLRVHSQHQKLSYQTMSQTSEEESLFNFQQQQKLALCEAALSKSDPIIHAGKKRRGHPGQPDPDAEVVAFSPKTLLATNRYICEVCHKGFQRDQNLQLHRRCHNLPWKLKQTSGTDAKKKVYICPEATCPHHDATRALGDLTGIKKHYSRKHGEKKWKCERCSKKYAVQSDWRAHTKICGTKEYRCDCGTIFSRKDSFITHRAFCDALTEDNSRINQSLAAMVGSLHGQQQSIFPHTIPGADSSPTDAAGNFSGNDQSSDDHLGSLSPYTFIRRSTSLFSNQMILPHDSGTLADGSEPSSPYMSMSSPYMSATALLQKAAEMGAKTSEDPTTPLLLKGFPNYFTTKGHIGISSGILGTPIANSDRKKTAEDNSSYMNSPWTGSCMRPPNAVPWIGLPPFSMGAENRSSSMVDEDHMQQNAHETIFGVRDVGLTQDFLGLGGHGNAEMHDDTYNGEMALSYSNEQQKSEQDIYSYHQ, from the exons ATGCTTAAATCAGCGCTCTCCTCTCTTCGAGTACATTCCCAACACCAGAAACTGAGCTACCAAACAATGTCTCAGACATCTGAGGAAGAGTCTCTATTCAACTTCCAGCAGCAACAGAAGCTGGCACTCTGTGAAGCAGCACTGAGCAAAAGCGACCCCATCATCCATGCAGGGAAAAAGAGACGAGGTCATCCTGGCCAACCAG ATCCAGATGCAGAAGTAGTTGCATTCTCACCCAAGACATTATTGGCAACAAACAGATATATATGTGAAGTCTGCCATAAGGGTTTCCAGAGAGACCAAAACCTTCAACTCCACAGGAGGTGTCACAACTTACCATGGAAGCTCAAGCAGACAAGTGGCACCGACGCTAAGAAGAAGGTGTATATTTGCCCTGAAGCCACCTGCCCTCACCATGATGCAACCCGTGCTTTGGGTGATCTAACAGGGATAAAGAAGCACTACTCACGGAAGCATGGCGAGAAGAAATGGAAGTGTGAAAGATGCTCTAAGAAATATGCAGTCCAATCGGACTGGAGAGCACACACGAAGATATGTGGCACCAAGGAGTACCGCTGTGATTGCGGAACAATATTCTCAAG AAAGGACAGCTTCATCACACACCGAGCCTTCTGTGATGCACTAACTGAAGATAACTCCAGAATCAACCAAAGCCTTGCTGCCATGGTGGGAAGTTTGCATGGTCAACAGCAGAGCATCTTTCCGCACACGATACCTGGTGCAGACTCTTCCCCAACTGATGCAGCCGGAAACTTCTCTGGTAATGACCAGAGTTCAGACGACCATCTGGGGTCTTTATCACCTTATACTTTCATCCGAAGGTCCACTTCATTGTTCTCCAACCAGATGATATTACCACACGATTCTGGCACTCTAGCAGATGGGAGTGAACCAAGCTCTCCTTACATGTCCATGAGCTCTCCATACATGTCAGCCACAGCCCTGCTACAGAAAGCAGCAGAGATGGGAGCAAAGACCAGTGAAGATCCTACCACGCCATTGCTTCTGAAAGGTTTCCCGAACTATTTCACCACCAAAGGTCACATTGGAATATCTTCTGGCATCCTAGGGACACCGATAGCCAATAGTGATAGAAAGAAGACTGCTGAAGACAACAGCTCCTACATGAACTCGCCATGGACTGGTAGCTGCATGAGACCTCCTAATGCAGTGCCTTGGATCGGGCTACCGCCATTTTCAATGGGGGCAGAAAATAGAAGCTCTAGCATGGTTGATGAGGATCATATGCAGCAAAATGCGCATGAGACCATTTTTGGGGTTAGAGATGTGGGACTAACGCAAGACTTTCTAGGTTTAGGAGGCCATGGTAATGCCGAGATGCACGATGACACCTACAATGGGGAAATGGCATTAAGCTATTCAAATGAGCAGCAGAAATCTGAGCAAGATATCTACTCCTACCATCAGTAG
- the LOC119364161 gene encoding DNA cross-link repair protein SNM1-like, whose protein sequence is MAAAIAGDAETDLTLAVSGDLDDNGFPASPPTAATSSSFADDFYRSGIDWSSLQVPPSHRRRPAAGTTETVCGPLVQKNLFQAWGIEKPAAGMAQKVCGPPVQKNLFQAWGIQKPPREEAAQGPPVGARASSSSPSPSGAWPGRKRRWGGSDENGASRKPVACPFYKEIPGTPFTVDAFRYGAVEGCSAYFLSHFHYDHYGGLTKNWCHGPIYCTALTARLVKMLLSIDSAYVCPLELDTEYVINGMKVTFLEANHCPGAALIHFCLSDGKTYLHTGDFRASKSMQLHPLLQTGRISLLYLDTTYCNPKYKFPPQEDVIDFVVRTAQRYLKKQPKTLIVVGAYSIGKENVYLAISQALEVPIYTDASRRRILHSFGWPDLSKRISSCNQSSPLHVLPLASLQHENLKKYLETLDQRFLAVLAFRPTGWTFSEAAGKELDLIKPSSRGRVTIYGVPYSEHSSFSELRDFLKFLRPQKVIPTVNVGNAANRDKMQAYFREWLKGT, encoded by the exons ATGGCCGCCGCTATCGCCGGCGACGCCGAAACCGACCTGACCCTGGCCGTCTCGGGTGACCTCGATGACAACGGTTTCCCCGCGTCACCCCCCACCGCAGCCACCAGCAGCAGCTTCGCCGACGACTTCTACCGCAGCGGCATCGACTGGTCCTCCCTGCAAGTCCCTCCTTCTCATCGGAGGAGGCCAGCCGCTGGAACAACAGAGACAGTTTGCGGACCGTTGGTTCAGAAGAATCTCTTCCAGGCGTGGGGGATCGAGAAGCCAGCCGCTGGAATGGCGCAGAAAGTTTGCGGCCCGCCGGTTCAGAAGAACCTCTTCCAGGCGTGGGGAATCCAGAAGCCGCCGCGGGAAGAGGCGGCGCAGGGGCCCCCTGTTGGGGctcgggcctcctcctcctctccttctccttctgGTGCTTGGCCCGGTAGGAAGCGGCGCTGGGGAGGCTCGGACGAGAACGGGGCGTCCAGGAAGCCCGTCGCTTGCCCCTTCTACAAGGAGATTCCCG GTACGCCGTTCACGGTGGACGCATTTCGGTATGGAGCAGTTGAGGGGTGCTCTGCTTATTTTCTCAGCCATTTCCATTATGATCATTACGGTGGGTTAACCAAGAACTGGTGTCATGGTCCTATCTATTGTACTGCACTCACTGCACGCCTGGTGAAGATGTTACTGTCAATTGACTCTGC GTATGTTTGTCCCTTGGAGCTTGATACTGAGTATGTCATCAACGGAATGAAGGTTACCTTCTTGGAGGCCAATCATTGCCCTGGTGCAGCCCTAATTCACTTTTGTCTTAGTGATGGCAAGACCTATCTCCACACTGGGGATTTTAGAGCATCAAAATCAATGCAATTGCACCCACTCCTCCAAACTGGCCGCATAAGTTTGCTTTATCTGGATACAACATATTGCAATCCAAAATACAA ATTTCCACCACAGGAGGATGTTATTGATTTTGTTGTCAGGACAGCTCAAAGGTATCTAAAGAAGCAACCAAAAACACTTATTGTTGTTGGGGCATATAGCATCGGGAAAGAGAATGTCTATCTAGCAATTTCTCAAGCTTTAGAG GTCCCTATATACACTGATGCATCACGAAGGCGGATTCTTCATTCATTTGGCTGGCCAGACTTGTCCAAAAGGATAAGTTCATGCAATCAAAGTTCACCACTTCATGTTCTGCCCCTTGCATCACTGCAACATGAG AACTTGAAGAAGTACTTGGAGACTCTTGACCAAAGATTTCTAGCTGTGCTGGCTTTTCGACCTACAG GTTGGACTTTTTCTGAGGCAGCTGGAAAGGAGCTTGACTTAATTAAACCTAGCTCTAGAGGCAGAGTTACAATCTATG GTGTACCTTATAGCGAGCACTCAAGTTTCAGCGAGCTTAGGGACTTTTTGAAG TTTCTGAGACCTCAAAAGGTAATTCCCACTGTTAATGTTGGTAATGCGGCAAACCGAGATAAAATGCAAGCTTATTTCCGGGAATGGCTCAAGGGCACGTGA
- the LOC119364162 gene encoding uncharacterized protein LOC119364162, with protein MAGTGTKYKSMAHLPAAWPWRLFSPSQFPPSHLMAVEPPPNNHHGDPSTSGALGYFHLRLLGPAESLFLLRSDRLYSLSFSRRRGYRLRLIASPARRRRRCRRRDLLLSTSGCVLRLTHCFSSPDAVRVNGLPLHGGGGPVDLAVGDEVSLLLLGSRYGFVAEKFVACERGDKVPGSCEEVLVLRAESLRKRLRAISESQDPLSFLRDSHCAHAGVKKAREGGGLLCQENPVNSVPQDNLRQQECNFDQDRLGHKPDVTNEETVQLPQRSKRSSNVELKGCSNGNVEQHHTEGCYSDGSTFFLNRLTGIRPEMRAEQHSGVTLPQLLHPIGSLLRVFIATFTSDISWFLDYCKIPQYLPVTIACHNKDRCWSANSENRTAAPFENHPNLLLVYPRFPEVIAFGKDRKNQGVACHHPKLIVLQREDSMRVIISSANLVPRQWHLITNTVWWQDFPRRTSPDYSGLFSAFEGPKSDFAAQLVSFIGSLIHEVPSQAYWINEIAKYDFEGAGGYLVASVPGLYTPSPCYLESNYCLSEKQIIHTKSSHRIFLGSVQTSVVGLSHRFHLPSDAGSQLKALSVFLGKCRENMHGTTEVILKRNTNIPADANAVSVLVADLDKFCEEDSVQLGFLPREVAKWVSPLSDTGFFKFSGFIYPREALEVAFGATNTKVQLLMYVSKGPEFSQISGLIQDEHLPSLCSLVACLKRSPGLWRLEEVLSHFKWPETLETDFMYSASSIGTSINPQFIAHFASATGKRSNHDVDSEESDPEWGGWTAGHELKKPSISLLFPTIERVKSAACGIQLSRYLLSLPEKTWQRLRSTGIFHDAIPHPHDRIGHPMHVKVAQRRFRSRLGGHSFGWTYCGSHNFSPAAWGQPLRPPSKANPTDATRGAPSGSRLHICNYELGIILIALPPGMSKEGNGRRHGIDGISLPFVIPAPHYKYSDRPATPLAMRQAMAEACIPQSDLSEETDEDIPDEDDEHVVELSDCCPEEKEEKIYAETLWGQVDSSQSQGKDS; from the exons ATGGCTGGAACAGGTACAAAATATAAATCCATGGCTCACCTTCCCGCCGCCTGGCCTTGGCGGCTCTTCTCCCCTTCCcagttccctccctcccacctcatGGCGGTGGAGCCGCCACCCAACAACCACCACGGCGACCCATCTACTTCTGGCGCCCTGGGCTACTTCCATCTCCGCCTCCTCGGCCCCGCCGAGTCGCTCTTCCTCCTCCGCTCCGACCGCCTCTATTCTCTCTCCTTTTCCCGCCGCCGGGGCTACCGCCTCCGCCTCATCGCGTCCCCTGCGCGTCGCCGcaggcgctgccgccgccgcgatcTTCTGCTCAGCACTTCTGGCTGCGTCCTCCGCCTCACCCACTGCTTCTCCAGTCCCGACGCCGTGCGCGTCAATGGGCTGCCCCtccacggcggcggcggcccggTCGATCTGGCCGTGGGCGACGAGGTCTCGCTGCTCCTCCTCGGCTCCAGGTACGGATTTGTGGCGGAGAAATTTGTCGCTTGCGAAAGGGGTGACAAGGTACCGGGGTCCTGCGAGGAGGTTCTTGTGCTGAGGGCAGAGTCGCTCCGGAAGCGGCTAAGAGCGATCTCGGAGAGCCAGGACCCTCTTTCTTTCTTGAGGGATTCACACTGTGCACATGCTGGAGTGAAAAAAGCGAGAGAAGGGGGTGGTTTATTGTGCCAGGAAAATCCGGTTAACTCTGTTCCTCAGGATAATTTGCGGCAACAAGAATGCAATTTTGATCAAGACAGATTGGGACACAAACCTGATGTTACAAACGAAGAGACTGTTCAGTTGCCTCAAAGAAGCAAACGAAGCAGCAACGTAGAGCTCAAAGGATGCAGTAATGGGAATGTAGAGCAGCATCACACGGAGGGCTGCTACTCAGATGGGAGCACATTCTTCCTGAACCGCCTCACCGGCATAAGACCTGAAATGCGAGCGGAGCAACACAGTGGAGTGACCCTTCCACAGCTTCTCCACCCTATTGGCAGCTTATTGCGAGTGTTTATCGCAACGTTCACCTCTGACATTTCCTG GTTCCTGGACTACTGTAAGATTCCCCAGTACCTGCCAGTAACAATAGCATGCCACAACAAGGACAGATGCTGGAGTGCGAACAGTGAAAATAGAACTGCAGCCCCTTTCGAAAACCATCCTAATTTACTTCTAGT ATACCCCCGATTTCCAGAAGTGATAGCATTTGGAAAGGACAGGAAGAATCAAGGAGTTGCATGCCACCATCCAAAGCTCATAGTGTTACAGAGAGAGGACAGCATGCGCGTTATTATTTCTTCAGCTAACTTGGTACCTAGACAG TGGCATCTCATAACAAACACAGTGTGGTGGCAAGACTTTCCCCGTAGGACATCCCCTGATTATTCAGGTCTTTTTAGTGCATTCGAGGGACCAAAATCTGATTTTGCTGCTCAGTTAGTTTCATTCATAGGATCCCTTATCCATGAAGTCCCTAGCCAAGCATATTGGATAAATGAGATAGCAAAGTATGATTTTGAAGGAGCTGGTGGGTACCTTGTTGCTTCAGTACCAGGGTTGTATACGCCAAGTCCTTGTTATTTGGAGTCCAATTATTGCCTTTCA GAAAAACAGATTATACATACAAAATCTTCACATAGAATATTCCTTGGTTCTGTGCAAACATCTGTAGTTGGTTTATCCCATCGGTTTCACTTACCATCTGATGCCGGTTCACAACTGAAAGCCTTGTCTGTATTTCTTGGAAAATGCCGTGAAAACATGCATGGAACTACAGAAGTGATCTTGAAAAGAAATACAAATATACCTGCAGATGCTAATGCTGTGAGTGTCCTTGTTGCTGATCTGGATAAATTTTGTGAGGAAG ATTCTGTCCAACTTGGTTTCTTGCCTAGAGAGGTTGCGAAATGGGTATCTCCCCTTAGTGACACAGGCTTCTTCAAATTTTCTGGATTTATCTACCCTAGAGAAGCCCTGGAAGTTGCATTTGGAGCAACTAACACAAAAGTGCAGTTGCTTATGTATGTATCAAAG GGTCCagagttttctcaaatttcagGGCTGATCCAGGATGAGCATCTTCCTtcattgtgctcactagtagcgtgcCTGAAAAGAAGCCCTGGGCTTTGGCGGTTAGAAGAG GTATTATCACACTTTAAGTGGCCTGAAACACTGGAGACTGATTTTATGTACA GTGCTTCATCCATCGGGACTTCTATTAATCCACAGTTCATTGCACACTTCGCTTCAGCGACAGGTAAACGATCCAATCACGATGTTGACTCCGAAGAATCTGATCCAGAG TGGGGTGGCTGGACAGCAGGCCATGAGCTAAAGAAGCCATCAATCAGTTTGTTATTTCCAACAATTGAGAGGGTGAAAAGCGCGGCTTGTGGAATTCAGTTGTCCAGATATTTGCTTTCTCTACCTGAG AAAACGTGGCAAAGATTGAGATCTACCGGCATATTTCATGATGCAATCCCACATCCACATGATAGGATAGGGCATCCTATGCATGTTAAG GTTGCTCAGAGGCGATTCCGGTCTCGGTTAGGTGGCCATTCATTTGGCTGGACTTACTGTGGATCTCACAATTTCAGCCCAGCTGCCTGGGGACAACCGTTGCGCCCTCCGTCCAAAGCGAATCCTACTGATGCCACCAGAGGAGCTCCTTCTGGGTCAAGGCTGCACATTTGCAACTATGAGCTGGGCATCATTCTCATTGCCCTGCCGCCAGGCATGTCAAAGGAGGGCAATGGAAGGAGGCATGGGATTGATGGCATATCCCTTCCATTTGTCATCCCTGCACCACACTACAAGTACAGTGATAGGCCTGCGACACCGCTGGCTATGCGACAAGCCATGGCCGAAGCTTGTATTCCGCAGAGCGACTTGTCGGAAGAGACTGACGAGGATATACCAGATGAAGATGACGAGCATGTGGTTGAACTATCTGACTGTTGTCCTGAAGAGAAAGAAGAGAAGATCTACGCAGAGACTCTATGGGGGCAGGTGGATTCTTCGCAGAGCCAGGGAAAAGATTCCTGA